One window from the genome of Deinococcus aerolatus encodes:
- the galK gene encoding galactokinase produces MTTFEQRFGQVPEVTASAPGRVNLLGEHTDYQGGFVLPTAIPQKTTVGLGRNGTDTHVLYSANLDRTLRVPVGEVGEDFAPYLTGCLNLSGVTEGLNVYITSEVPSGGLSSSAALEVATLRALRELYGLALDDVELALRGVQVEHQFVGVQCGVMDQLASSLADTRTMLLIDTRSLERRAVPFPAGAEVLVLDSGVPRRLAESGYNERRGEVEEAARLLGVKELRDVTDISVVEALPSPLKERARHVVSENARVLEGLEADAVTFGGLMNATHASLRDDYAVSHPLVDDLVVLLQAHPDVFGARITGAGFGGAVVALVREGTAAAVGEAVLATYGSLGKVVVP; encoded by the coding sequence TTGACCACGTTTGAGCAGCGGTTCGGGCAGGTACCGGAAGTCACGGCTTCGGCACCGGGCCGGGTGAACCTGCTGGGCGAACACACCGACTACCAGGGTGGCTTCGTGCTGCCCACCGCCATCCCGCAAAAGACGACGGTAGGGCTCGGCAGGAACGGCACGGACACTCACGTGCTGTACAGCGCCAATCTTGACCGGACGCTGCGCGTGCCGGTGGGTGAGGTGGGTGAAGACTTCGCACCGTACCTGACCGGCTGTCTGAACCTGAGCGGCGTGACCGAGGGGCTGAACGTCTATATCACCAGCGAGGTGCCCAGCGGCGGGCTGAGCAGCAGCGCGGCGCTGGAAGTCGCTACCCTGCGGGCGCTGCGTGAGCTGTACGGGCTGGCGCTGGACGACGTAGAACTGGCCTTGAGGGGCGTGCAGGTGGAACACCAGTTTGTGGGCGTTCAGTGCGGCGTGATGGACCAGCTGGCCAGCAGTCTGGCCGACACCCGGACCATGTTGCTGATCGACACCCGTAGCCTGGAGCGCCGCGCGGTGCCGTTTCCAGCGGGGGCCGAGGTGCTGGTGCTGGACTCCGGGGTGCCGCGCCGTCTGGCCGAGAGCGGCTACAACGAACGGCGAGGGGAGGTGGAGGAAGCCGCCCGGCTGCTGGGCGTCAAGGAGCTGCGCGACGTGACCGACATCAGCGTCGTGGAGGCGCTGCCCTCACCGCTGAAAGAACGTGCCCGCCATGTGGTGTCCGAGAATGCCCGCGTGCTGGAAGGACTGGAAGCCGATGCCGTGACTTTCGGTGGGTTGATGAATGCCACCCACGCCAGCCTGCGTGACGACTATGCCGTGTCGCACCCGTTGGTGGATGACCTGGTGGTGCTGTTGCAGGCCCACCCGGACGTCTTTGGCGCGCGGATCACGGGGGCGGGCTTCGGCGGCGCGGTGGTGGCCCTGGTACGCGAGGGGACGGCAGCGGCCGTGGGCGAGGCCGTGCTGGCCACCTACGGCTCCCTGGGGAAAGTGGTGGTCCCGTAG
- the nth gene encoding endonuclease III, with product MTPSAPKKPAGRGAALSSGPRLPSGARRRAPQVLVLLERLYPDARTELDFGTPFELLVATVLSAQATDVSVNAATPTLFAQYPDAHTMAQASAEDIEPFIRRIGLFRGKARNLAALARLLVERHGGEVPDDFDAVVALPGAGRKTANVVLSNAYGFPAIAVDTHVGRLSRRLGLSVQTNPDRVELDLQKLFPRGRWVFLHHALILHGRRVCMARNPQCQVCELASFCPKVGVEA from the coding sequence GTGACCCCTTCCGCTCCAAAAAAACCCGCTGGGCGCGGCGCGGCGCTCTCTTCGGGGCCGCGCCTGCCCAGTGGGGCCAGGCGGCGCGCCCCGCAGGTGCTGGTCTTGCTGGAACGGCTGTACCCCGACGCCCGCACCGAGCTGGACTTCGGCACGCCCTTCGAGCTGCTCGTGGCCACCGTTCTGAGTGCCCAGGCCACCGACGTCAGCGTGAATGCGGCCACGCCCACCCTGTTTGCCCAGTACCCGGACGCCCACACCATGGCCCAGGCCTCGGCGGAGGACATCGAGCCGTTCATCCGGCGCATCGGGCTGTTCCGGGGCAAGGCACGCAATCTGGCGGCGCTGGCCCGGCTGCTGGTGGAGCGGCATGGGGGCGAGGTGCCGGACGATTTTGACGCTGTGGTGGCCCTGCCCGGCGCGGGCCGCAAGACTGCCAACGTGGTACTGAGCAACGCCTACGGTTTTCCGGCCATTGCGGTGGACACCCATGTGGGCCGCCTGTCGCGCCGGCTGGGCCTGAGCGTGCAGACCAATCCGGACCGGGTGGAACTCGACCTGCAAAAGCTGTTCCCGCGTGGGCGCTGGGTCTTTCTGCACCACGCGCTGATCCTGCACGGGCGGCGCGTATGCATGGCCCGCAACCCGCAATGTCAGGTGTGTGAGCTGGCGTCGTTCTGCCCGAAAGTTGGGGTGGAGGCTTGA
- a CDS encoding O-antigen ligase family protein, producing MQRRTGGWIRVWLALLAPLYFFAPVAVLALPALRRLPRAAWWVLGFYALSQQLPALLTPEPLLSSGLALGRTLLVFGFMALGASLNSTRQLAPLGVGLALVYVTALGLTVGDGLNPLSQRLGHPYMTPITLGLAGAAGIWLALFAGGRLWWRVPLGTLALGILLLSGSRGPLAAALAGAALGFAVRQNRRVALGILAGAALLAGGFYLGQRLDLPAVSRLSKADTSGRDLVWNNALSVIRSEPVSGVGTYRLGTRLSPPGEGCTLWPAPDGRVTPCPTWIERLGQPWLIAHNVTLQQLAETGPLGLLGLFVLLGVVVAAAWRQRDPLGLAILSGLLVATANDNTLIVPGAFVGELFWVTAGSVLARMPQGSPAVGWAGGAAAAGLMAALSFPLLVGALRPAPDIKASLDALIAPRDVQDTQNYQAFVRLNLPPGPYRVSLRACQRSCSTVITLPVTAPASGPTPLLKLGGHLYDAAQQRVELLVYPGQGSVRPQPLAQTSWVVKRTPK from the coding sequence ATGCAGCGCAGGACTGGAGGGTGGATTCGCGTGTGGCTGGCGCTGCTGGCCCCGCTGTATTTTTTCGCGCCTGTGGCAGTGTTGGCCCTCCCGGCGCTGCGCCGCCTGCCCAGGGCCGCGTGGTGGGTGCTGGGTTTCTACGCCCTGAGCCAGCAACTCCCGGCGCTGCTGACCCCCGAGCCGCTGCTCAGCTCCGGGCTGGCGTTGGGGCGCACGCTGCTGGTGTTCGGGTTCATGGCGCTGGGGGCAAGCCTGAACAGCACCCGTCAGCTGGCCCCGCTGGGCGTGGGTCTGGCGCTGGTGTACGTCACGGCGCTGGGCCTGACCGTGGGGGACGGCCTGAATCCGTTGAGTCAGCGCCTGGGCCACCCCTACATGACGCCCATCACGCTGGGGCTGGCCGGGGCGGCGGGCATCTGGCTGGCGCTGTTTGCGGGCGGACGCCTGTGGTGGCGCGTGCCGCTGGGCACGCTGGCCCTGGGCATCCTGCTGCTGTCCGGCAGCCGGGGGCCGCTGGCTGCCGCCCTGGCGGGCGCTGCACTGGGCTTCGCCGTGCGCCAGAACCGCCGGGTGGCCCTGGGCATCCTGGCCGGAGCAGCGCTGCTGGCCGGGGGCTTTTACCTGGGCCAGCGCCTGGACCTGCCGGCTGTCAGCCGCCTGAGCAAGGCCGATACCTCCGGGCGGGATCTGGTGTGGAACAACGCCCTGTCGGTGATCCGCAGTGAGCCGGTCAGCGGGGTGGGCACCTACCGCCTGGGCACCCGTCTTTCCCCGCCCGGCGAGGGCTGCACGCTGTGGCCCGCCCCCGACGGCCGCGTGACCCCCTGCCCGACATGGATCGAGCGCCTGGGCCAGCCGTGGCTGATCGCGCACAACGTCACCCTGCAACAACTGGCCGAGACCGGACCACTGGGCCTGCTGGGCCTGTTCGTGCTGCTGGGGGTGGTTGTGGCGGCGGCGTGGCGGCAGCGTGATCCGCTGGGTCTCGCCATCCTCTCGGGGCTGCTGGTGGCCACCGCCAACGACAACACCCTGATCGTGCCCGGCGCCTTTGTGGGCGAACTGTTCTGGGTCACGGCGGGAAGTGTGCTGGCGCGCATGCCTCAGGGTTCCCCCGCCGTGGGCTGGGCCGGGGGCGCGGCGGCGGCGGGCCTGATGGCCGCGCTGTCGTTTCCGCTGCTGGTGGGGGCCCTGCGGCCGGCACCGGACATCAAGGCCTCGCTGGACGCCCTGATCGCCCCGCGTGACGTTCAGGACACCCAGAACTATCAGGCGTTCGTGCGCCTGAATCTGCCCCCCGGGCCGTACCGCGTGTCCCTGCGGGCCTGTCAGCGCAGTTGCTCCACGGTTATCACGCTGCCTGTGACGGCGCCGGCCAGCGGTCCCACACCGCTGTTGAAGCTCGGCGGCCATCTGTACGACGCCGCGCAGCAGCGCGTGGAACTGCTGGTGTATCCGGGTCAGGGCTCGGTGCGGCCGCAGCCTCTGGCGCAGACTTCGTGGGTGGTGAAGCGGACACCGAAATAA
- a CDS encoding glycoside hydrolase family 36 protein: protein MPEWILATDPAQVRVLVSGYQSWSEAELRPLTDVQAVPLMRWRHEQGHDPAFLPSGEAGVWRSHTVLALVRPDGGGWVGAAQDATHTFTHWEARAEGDRVRVTCSQEGPATAVAWEPTDDVITILETLSAQLGANMHARTPAPQRVWCSWYSYYRGVTLEAMLDNARLAREHGLPFDVFQLDDGFQSDLGDWFTASDHFGGHARDLPAGLNELGFTAGLWLAPFLASPTSQLFRDHPDWMLRGKDGAPLAVGHNWGGAYHALDTTHPEVLVWLRDLAATARGWGYPYLKLDFLYGAALPGVRHDPSVGRAAAYRMGLQALRDGAGDDAFLLGCGAPLAASIGVVDAMRTGPDVAPLWDEDSRRVWLGDATGPSARNALHTALSRWYQHAWYQPDPDVAICRRELSLLTATERHTVATMLDVVGGLRASSDPIAMLDVDGLALLRRCLEISRPDRPTTLTESLGGAVTHFSRATFNLTDSRVGDLPAHGAQWPV from the coding sequence ATGCCTGAGTGGATCCTGGCCACCGATCCGGCACAGGTCCGGGTCCTCGTCAGCGGCTACCAGTCGTGGAGCGAGGCCGAGCTGCGCCCGCTGACCGACGTGCAGGCCGTGCCCTTGATGCGCTGGCGGCACGAACAGGGCCACGACCCGGCCTTCCTGCCCAGCGGCGAGGCGGGCGTGTGGCGCAGCCATACCGTGCTAGCGCTGGTTCGCCCCGATGGGGGCGGCTGGGTGGGCGCGGCACAGGACGCCACCCACACCTTTACCCACTGGGAGGCCCGCGCCGAGGGCGACCGGGTGCGCGTGACCTGCAGTCAGGAGGGGCCAGCCACCGCCGTGGCGTGGGAACCCACAGACGACGTGATCACGATCCTGGAAACGCTGAGCGCGCAGCTGGGGGCGAACATGCACGCCCGCACGCCCGCGCCGCAGCGGGTGTGGTGCAGCTGGTACAGCTATTACCGGGGCGTAACGCTGGAGGCCATGCTGGACAACGCCCGGCTGGCCCGGGAGCACGGTCTTCCCTTCGATGTCTTTCAGCTGGATGACGGCTTTCAGAGCGATCTGGGCGACTGGTTCACGGCCTCGGACCACTTTGGTGGCCATGCCCGTGACCTTCCGGCGGGGCTGAACGAACTGGGCTTCACGGCGGGGCTGTGGCTGGCCCCCTTCCTGGCCTCACCCACCTCACAGCTGTTCCGCGATCACCCGGACTGGATGCTGCGCGGCAAGGACGGCGCTCCACTGGCGGTGGGCCACAACTGGGGCGGGGCGTATCACGCGCTGGACACCACCCATCCTGAAGTCCTGGTGTGGCTGCGCGATCTGGCCGCCACCGCACGCGGCTGGGGGTACCCGTACCTGAAGCTGGATTTCCTGTACGGCGCGGCGCTGCCAGGGGTACGGCACGATCCTTCGGTGGGCCGGGCGGCGGCGTACCGTATGGGCCTGCAGGCCCTGCGCGACGGAGCCGGAGACGACGCCTTTTTGCTGGGCTGCGGCGCACCGCTTGCGGCCAGCATCGGCGTGGTGGATGCCATGCGCACCGGGCCGGATGTGGCTCCGCTGTGGGACGAGGACTCGCGCCGGGTGTGGCTGGGCGACGCCACCGGCCCCAGCGCCCGCAATGCCCTGCACACTGCCCTGTCGCGCTGGTATCAGCACGCCTGGTACCAGCCGGACCCGGACGTGGCGATCTGCCGCCGCGAACTCAGCCTGCTGACGGCCACCGAACGCCACACGGTTGCCACCATGCTGGACGTGGTGGGCGGCCTGCGGGCCAGCAGCGACCCGATTGCCATGCTGGACGTGGACGGGCTGGCGCTGCTGCGCCGCTGCCTGGAGATCAGCAGGCCGGATCGGCCCACCACCCTCACCGAGAGTCTGGGTGGGGCCGTGACCCACTTTAGCCGCGCCACCTTCAACCTGACCGACTCTCGCGTGGGCGATCTGCCCGCGCACGGGGCACAATGGCCGGTATGA
- a CDS encoding DUF512 domain-containing protein gives MTAAAKQPVPEYFPAPIKTVEAGSAAARAGVRPGDVLLRVNGAAVTDVLAYRHLLSQGKATLEIARPKEAPRAMTGVPGTSQDHHRLQMAAPPSLDDTFTFDVEWEDPGLEFEEVLFDGIHLCANKCDFCYVHQMPRGFRKSLYIMDDDYRLSFLYGSFVTLTNLSEGDINRILDENLSPLYVSVHTANQDLRQDMMKWWKLKVKDQKAVQIRDMIERLESIDLYTQIVLVPERNDGENIDDTVEYLSSRPNVISAAVVPIGLTSHRTNLPDVRTFNREEARDSLRRLNVWRKKFLTERGTRFVFPSDELYLLAGEPLPSEEEYEGFPMLENGVGMIRDFLTEALPELPAALPEPRRVILGTGTLFAEALDRAVEPLRAIEGLTLEVRAVTNKTFGPVTTVAGLLTGRCFRHAVKTGEADLLIVPPTTLRYGTELMLDDVSLGELRQEFRMDVRAGGATLGELARVILDGAQSSGHQWGMSAHAVKDSGHTPLEIEVAEQGMRGQA, from the coding sequence TTGACCGCAGCAGCAAAGCAACCCGTGCCAGAGTACTTTCCCGCGCCCATCAAGACCGTCGAGGCGGGCAGCGCCGCTGCGCGTGCAGGTGTGCGGCCCGGCGACGTGCTGCTGCGCGTCAACGGGGCGGCCGTGACCGATGTGCTGGCCTACCGCCACCTGCTGTCGCAGGGCAAGGCCACGCTGGAAATCGCCCGCCCCAAAGAGGCCCCACGGGCCATGACCGGCGTGCCCGGCACCTCACAGGACCACCACCGTCTGCAGATGGCCGCGCCGCCCAGCCTGGACGACACCTTTACCTTCGATGTGGAGTGGGAGGATCCGGGCCTGGAATTCGAGGAAGTGCTGTTCGACGGCATTCATCTGTGCGCCAACAAGTGCGATTTCTGCTACGTCCATCAGATGCCGCGCGGTTTTCGCAAGAGCCTGTACATCATGGACGACGATTACCGCCTGTCCTTTCTGTACGGCTCCTTCGTCACGCTGACCAACCTGAGTGAGGGCGACATCAACCGGATTCTGGACGAGAACCTCTCGCCGCTGTACGTGTCGGTCCACACCGCCAACCAGGACCTGCGTCAGGACATGATGAAGTGGTGGAAGCTGAAGGTCAAAGACCAGAAGGCCGTGCAGATCCGCGACATGATCGAGCGGCTGGAAAGCATTGACCTGTACACCCAGATCGTGCTGGTGCCGGAGCGCAACGACGGCGAGAACATCGACGACACCGTGGAGTACCTGAGCAGCCGGCCCAACGTGATCAGCGCGGCGGTGGTGCCCATCGGCCTGACCTCGCACCGCACCAACCTGCCGGACGTGCGGACGTTCAACCGGGAAGAGGCCCGAGACAGCCTGCGCCGCCTGAACGTGTGGCGCAAGAAATTCCTGACCGAGCGCGGCACCCGTTTCGTGTTTCCCAGTGACGAGCTGTACCTGCTAGCCGGGGAGCCGCTGCCCAGCGAGGAAGAGTACGAGGGCTTTCCCATGCTGGAAAACGGCGTGGGCATGATCCGCGACTTCCTGACCGAGGCGCTGCCGGAACTGCCTGCCGCGCTGCCGGAGCCGCGCCGGGTGATTCTGGGCACCGGGACGCTGTTTGCCGAGGCGCTGGACCGCGCCGTGGAGCCGCTGCGGGCCATTGAGGGCCTGACGCTGGAGGTCCGTGCCGTGACCAACAAGACCTTCGGCCCGGTGACGACCGTGGCAGGCCTGCTGACCGGGCGCTGCTTCCGGCACGCGGTCAAGACCGGCGAGGCGGACCTGCTGATCGTGCCGCCCACCACCCTGCGCTACGGCACCGAGCTGATGCTGGACGACGTGAGCCTGGGCGAGCTGCGCCAGGAATTCCGCATGGACGTGCGGGCCGGCGGCGCGACGCTGGGCGAACTGGCCCGCGTGATCCTGGACGGCGCGCAGAGCAGCGGCCACCAGTGGGGCATGAGCGCCCACGCGGTCAAGGACAGCGGTCACACGCCCCTGGAGATCGAGGTGGCCGAGCAGGGGATGCGCGGGCAAGCGTAA
- a CDS encoding MFS transporter, whose product MTWRFSPQVWLYLTTSFSFGLAQAFLALFLNFYLRALGLGPEWQGIMNALPALTLVFLSLPAVALARRISNAHTIKIGVALSLLGTLILALAGGPAGVVTGALVQGAGAALMIVAGSPFMANNSDERSRITLFSVQSALMTGAGFVGNLIGGRVPEAYALFTSTQADGVGALRTALLVATALQLLGLLPALKLKPSGKISHTGRSFAVRDKRAMFRLIFPNLLVGLGAGATIPFLNVFIEGKFQINYASLGQLFAWASLATAATALLQPLLVRRLGQLQVVLLVQAGSLPFLALLGFAPHLWMVTLALFTRGALMNAAGPVYGAYAMSSLEENDRPMYSALNVIAWDSGWAVSSVLAGVVRGQLPFTLAFQVLFGWTLLMYGGSVLAIYLGLYRPAQRQALTLPV is encoded by the coding sequence GTGACCTGGCGGTTTTCCCCGCAGGTCTGGCTGTACCTGACCACCTCGTTCTCTTTCGGGCTGGCGCAGGCGTTTCTGGCGCTGTTCCTGAACTTCTATCTGCGGGCGCTGGGGCTGGGGCCGGAGTGGCAGGGCATCATGAACGCGCTGCCCGCGCTGACGCTGGTGTTTCTCAGCCTGCCTGCCGTGGCGCTGGCCCGGCGCATCAGCAACGCGCACACCATCAAGATCGGGGTGGCCCTGAGCCTGCTGGGCACGCTGATTCTGGCGCTGGCAGGGGGGCCGGCTGGCGTGGTCACGGGCGCACTCGTTCAGGGTGCGGGGGCGGCGCTGATGATCGTGGCCGGCTCGCCCTTTATGGCCAACAACAGCGACGAGCGCAGCCGCATCACCCTGTTCAGCGTCCAGAGTGCCCTGATGACCGGCGCGGGGTTCGTGGGCAACCTGATCGGCGGACGGGTGCCGGAAGCCTACGCGCTGTTTACCAGCACCCAGGCTGACGGCGTGGGGGCGCTGCGAACTGCACTGCTGGTTGCCACCGCCCTGCAACTGCTGGGCCTGCTGCCCGCCCTCAAGCTCAAACCCAGCGGCAAGATCTCGCACACCGGGCGCAGCTTCGCGGTGCGCGACAAGCGGGCGATGTTCCGCCTGATCTTTCCCAACCTGCTGGTGGGGCTGGGGGCCGGGGCCACCATCCCTTTTCTGAACGTGTTCATCGAGGGCAAGTTTCAGATCAACTACGCCAGTCTGGGCCAACTGTTCGCGTGGGCCAGCCTGGCGACGGCGGCCACCGCGCTGCTTCAGCCGCTGCTGGTGCGCCGCCTGGGGCAGCTTCAGGTGGTGTTGCTGGTCCAGGCGGGCAGCCTGCCGTTTCTGGCGCTGCTGGGTTTCGCGCCGCACCTGTGGATGGTCACGCTGGCGCTGTTCACGCGTGGGGCGCTGATGAACGCCGCCGGGCCGGTGTACGGGGCCTACGCCATGTCCTCTTTAGAGGAAAACGACCGCCCGATGTACTCGGCCCTGAACGTGATCGCCTGGGATTCCGGCTGGGCCGTCAGCAGCGTGCTGGCCGGCGTGGTGCGCGGGCAATTGCCGTTCACGCTGGCCTTTCAGGTGCTGTTTGGGTGGACCCTGCTGATGTACGGCGGCAGCGTGCTGGCCATTTACCTGGGGCTGTACCGCCCGGCACAGCGGCAGGCGCTGACGTTGCCGGTATAG
- the galT gene encoding galactose-1-phosphate uridylyltransferase, with protein sequence MTSTTTGHTHQQEFKKPDGRALTLYGLQPIVVTSEIPSPSPEAVDARPVMRWHPLRGEWVMYAAHRLGRTFLPPPEYNPLAPTSDPEHPTELPRGTYDLAVFANRFPSLTLEAPEPPPGPAHTRAGVGACEVVVFSQNAAGRLSDLSDAQISLLLLVWADRTSRFASGDVIKSVLAFENRGVEVGVTLHHPHGQIYAYDHVPPVAGRMLDLAQQHQAETGHAWISDFVAAERASGERIVRDEGLSLSVVPPFARYTYETWILPARPVSLLSELTDDERDAFARVLKDALLRLDALFGVRMPYLLTVHQAPLDAAHPEFPLHIELYPYLRAPGRMKYLAGTEQGSGEFANDKFPEVAAAELREVNLDHV encoded by the coding sequence ATGACCTCCACCACGACGGGCCACACCCATCAGCAGGAGTTCAAGAAGCCGGACGGCCGGGCGCTGACGCTGTACGGGTTGCAACCCATCGTGGTCACGTCCGAGATTCCCAGTCCCAGCCCGGAGGCAGTAGACGCCCGCCCGGTCATGCGCTGGCATCCCCTGCGCGGCGAATGGGTGATGTACGCCGCGCACCGTCTGGGCCGCACCTTCCTCCCACCTCCCGAATACAATCCCCTCGCCCCCACCTCGGACCCCGAACATCCCACCGAACTGCCACGCGGTACCTACGACTTGGCCGTCTTCGCCAACCGCTTTCCCAGCCTGACCCTGGAGGCGCCCGAACCCCCACCCGGCCCGGCCCACACCCGGGCGGGCGTGGGGGCGTGTGAAGTCGTGGTGTTCAGCCAGAATGCGGCGGGGCGCCTGTCTGACCTGAGTGACGCGCAGATAAGTCTGCTGCTCTTGGTGTGGGCTGACAGAACCTCACGCTTCGCTTCCGGCGACGTGATCAAAAGTGTGCTGGCCTTCGAGAACCGCGGCGTGGAGGTGGGTGTGACCCTGCACCACCCACACGGGCAGATCTACGCCTATGACCACGTCCCGCCCGTGGCGGGACGCATGCTGGACCTGGCACAGCAGCATCAGGCCGAGACGGGGCATGCCTGGATTTCCGATTTCGTGGCTGCCGAGAGAGCGTCAGGTGAACGCATCGTGCGTGACGAGGGCCTGTCGCTGAGCGTGGTGCCGCCGTTTGCGCGCTACACCTACGAGACATGGATTCTTCCGGCGCGGCCTGTGTCTCTGCTGTCCGAGTTGACCGACGACGAGCGCGACGCTTTTGCCCGTGTGCTCAAGGACGCGCTGCTGCGCTTGGACGCGCTGTTTGGCGTGCGGATGCCGTACCTGCTGACTGTGCATCAAGCGCCGCTTGATGCAGCCCACCCCGAGTTTCCATTGCACATCGAGCTGTACCCGTACCTGCGGGCACCGGGCCGCATGAAGTATCTGGCCGGCACCGAACAGGGCTCGGGTGAGTTCGCCAACGACAAGTTCCCTGAAGTGGCGGCGGCAGAATTGCGAGAGGTGAATCTTGACCACGTTTGA
- a CDS encoding tyrosine-protein kinase domain-containing protein encodes MQSPPPRTANADQIDLRQVFGTLRRYAVPLALTPLVVAAATYVLSQQQAPLYESSASIIAVDPTAQNSLLKDTVLTAPPLPQGAVQEVLHSQNIVNNIINSLEKSSLSPEVIREISGDLKKELSANVFKRVEVRARLDPQQRGVYEISAQGETPEAARLLAETSVAALLAWDTARAKQGVTRSLESLQAQLKNLTERIESVDEPLERESLLSARGQLLQNLSQLVVLETAATGTLIPVADAVAPNRPVSPRPLRNAALAGLLSLFLVTGLVLLSDSLRRRVNGTEDLLPLGLPVLAQLPLLRRRHLAAGFLPAAHSGPLYEGIGFLRINVQSMLGNREHRRLVISSSYPGEGKSSTTAALAESLGAAGQKVLVIDADLRRPTQLKVWSPDRIGTHPLLGTDLTLPPATTVTEMFLRPDAAYATRVGTNVDLLPAGTPHRGDGAGGILSQPAFRTYLDRWAQGYDYVLIDTPPMLGLPDTLAVAPYTDGVILVVEGGKTRLNDVERSLQNARVANVKMLGIVLNKIARTSDTYYAYGPETTGAAPVLPAVRD; translated from the coding sequence ATGCAGAGTCCGCCTCCCCGTACCGCAAACGCGGATCAAATAGACCTTCGGCAAGTTTTTGGTACCCTCCGGCGATACGCCGTCCCACTGGCCCTGACCCCACTAGTGGTGGCTGCGGCAACATACGTACTGTCGCAGCAGCAGGCTCCCTTGTACGAGTCCAGTGCCAGCATCATCGCGGTGGACCCCACCGCCCAGAACTCACTGCTTAAGGACACGGTCTTGACCGCGCCGCCACTGCCGCAGGGCGCCGTCCAAGAGGTTCTGCACAGTCAAAATATAGTCAACAACATCATTAACAGTCTGGAAAAAAGCAGTCTCTCCCCTGAAGTCATCCGCGAGATCAGCGGCGATCTTAAAAAGGAGCTTTCGGCCAACGTCTTCAAGCGGGTCGAGGTTCGGGCACGCCTGGACCCCCAGCAGCGCGGTGTGTACGAGATCAGCGCGCAGGGAGAAACCCCTGAAGCTGCCAGACTGCTGGCCGAGACCAGCGTGGCCGCGCTGCTGGCATGGGACACTGCCCGCGCCAAGCAGGGCGTCACCCGCTCACTTGAGAGCCTTCAGGCTCAGCTGAAGAATCTGACAGAGCGCATTGAATCTGTTGATGAACCGCTCGAACGCGAGAGTCTATTGTCAGCCCGTGGGCAGCTTTTGCAGAACCTGTCGCAGTTGGTCGTGCTCGAAACGGCGGCCACCGGCACGTTGATTCCGGTGGCCGATGCGGTGGCCCCCAACCGTCCGGTTTCGCCGCGCCCGCTGCGCAACGCCGCGCTGGCCGGGCTGCTCTCGCTGTTCCTGGTCACAGGTCTGGTGCTGCTCAGCGACAGCCTGCGTCGCCGGGTCAACGGTACCGAGGACCTGCTACCGCTGGGCCTGCCGGTGCTGGCGCAATTGCCGCTGCTGCGCCGCCGCCATCTGGCCGCCGGCTTTCTGCCGGCTGCCCACAGCGGCCCGCTGTATGAGGGCATCGGCTTCCTGCGAATCAATGTGCAGTCCATGCTGGGAAACCGCGAACATCGCCGACTGGTAATCTCCAGCTCATATCCCGGCGAGGGCAAGAGCTCCACTACGGCGGCCCTGGCCGAGAGTCTGGGGGCGGCTGGTCAGAAGGTCTTGGTGATCGATGCCGACCTGCGCCGCCCCACCCAGCTCAAGGTCTGGTCCCCGGACCGCATCGGCACCCATCCACTGCTCGGCACCGACCTGACCCTGCCGCCCGCCACTACCGTAACCGAGATGTTCCTGCGCCCAGACGCGGCCTATGCCACCCGCGTGGGCACCAACGTAGACCTGCTGCCCGCCGGTACACCCCACCGTGGTGACGGTGCAGGCGGCATCCTCAGCCAACCAGCCTTCCGCACCTACCTGGACCGCTGGGCGCAGGGTTACGATTATGTGCTGATCGACACTCCCCCCATGCTGGGTCTGCCCGACACGCTGGCCGTGGCACCCTATACCGACGGCGTGATTCTGGTGGTGGAAGGCGGCAAAACCCGCCTGAATGACGTGGAGCGCAGCTTGCAGAACGCAAGGGTGGCCAACGTGAAGATGCTGGGCATTGTGCTGAACAAGATCGCGCGGACCAGCGATACCTACTACGCCTACGGCCCCGAAACAACGGGCGCAGCCCCCGTCCTGCCCGCAGTCCGGGACTGA